One window from the genome of Sandaracinaceae bacterium encodes:
- a CDS encoding glutamate--cysteine ligase produces the protein MTTNEDSRPVSGLDDLLRPFHEAEKPRSRWRVGTEAEKFGVYVADGSPVPFEGERGIQSVLLELCDRHGWFAEREHEGGEVIMLRRGDATITLEPGAQLELSGAPLSTIHQTCAEFRGHMAELRDISDELGIGWLGLGFHPFARQADLPWVPKLRYGVMKQYLPTRGALALDMMRRTCTVQANFDFQDEADATRKTRVSLALSPIVTAMFANSPWVEGAPSGEVTHRGRVWLEVDPDRSGLLPFAWADDFSYRSYVEWALDVPMFLIKRGSQIVPNTDQTFRAFMRDGKSGLTATYDDWLTHLNTLFPEVRLKKTLEVRGADGQPTPMVCALPALAKGFLYDDEALAAAETLVSGLDHDGVEAARAGIAKDGLRATLAGREVGEWANELLAISEAGLERLGALNRRGEDERIHLSKLKALIQNGKTPADAMLDDIDEAAPLLPQVLEKARV, from the coding sequence CTGACGACGAACGAAGACAGCCGCCCCGTTTCCGGACTCGACGACCTGCTCCGCCCCTTCCACGAGGCGGAGAAGCCGCGATCGCGCTGGAGGGTGGGCACCGAGGCCGAGAAGTTCGGCGTCTACGTCGCGGACGGGAGCCCCGTCCCGTTCGAGGGCGAGCGCGGGATCCAGTCCGTCCTGCTCGAGCTCTGCGACCGCCACGGCTGGTTCGCCGAGCGCGAGCACGAGGGCGGCGAGGTGATCATGCTGCGCCGCGGTGACGCGACGATCACGCTGGAGCCGGGCGCGCAGCTCGAGCTCAGCGGCGCCCCTCTCAGCACCATCCACCAGACCTGCGCGGAGTTCCGCGGCCACATGGCGGAGCTGCGGGACATCTCGGACGAGCTGGGCATCGGCTGGCTGGGGCTGGGCTTTCACCCCTTCGCGCGCCAGGCCGACCTGCCGTGGGTGCCGAAGCTCCGCTACGGCGTGATGAAGCAGTACCTGCCCACGAGGGGCGCCCTGGCCCTCGACATGATGCGCCGCACCTGTACGGTGCAAGCCAACTTTGACTTCCAGGACGAGGCCGACGCCACCCGCAAGACCCGCGTGTCGCTCGCGCTCTCGCCCATCGTGACCGCGATGTTCGCGAACAGCCCCTGGGTCGAGGGGGCTCCGTCGGGCGAGGTGACCCACCGCGGGCGCGTCTGGCTCGAGGTCGATCCCGATCGCTCGGGCCTGCTCCCCTTCGCGTGGGCGGACGACTTCAGCTACCGGAGCTACGTCGAGTGGGCGCTCGACGTGCCCATGTTCCTGATCAAGCGCGGCAGCCAGATCGTGCCGAACACCGACCAGACCTTCCGCGCCTTCATGCGCGACGGCAAGAGCGGCCTCACCGCGACCTACGACGACTGGCTCACGCACCTCAACACGCTCTTCCCCGAGGTCCGGCTCAAGAAGACGCTCGAGGTGCGCGGGGCGGACGGGCAGCCGACCCCGATGGTCTGCGCCCTCCCCGCGCTCGCGAAGGGCTTCCTCTACGACGACGAGGCGCTCGCGGCGGCGGAGACGCTGGTGAGCGGGCTGGACCACGACGGCGTCGAGGCCGCGCGCGCCGGCATCGCGAAGGACGGACTGCGCGCCACGCTCGCGGGCCGCGAGGTCGGGGAGTGGGCCAACGAGCTGCTCGCGATCAGCGAGGCGGGCCTGGAGCGGCTCGGCGCGCTCAACCGTCGCGGCGAGGACGAGCGGATACACCTCTCGAAGCTGAAGGCGCTCATCCAGAACGGGAAGACGCCGGCGGACGCGATGCTCGATGACATCGACGAAGCCGCGCCGCTCCTGCCGCAGGTGCTCGAGAAGGCGCGCGTCTAG
- a CDS encoding HU family DNA-binding protein translates to MTKSELIDAVARRSKITKSRAEQVVNCIFETMTASLERGEGIEIRGFGSFTVRRYKAYDGRNPRTGETVPVPPKRLPFFKVGKELKELVNEGFDLPSDDSDDDDDDD, encoded by the coding sequence ATGACGAAGTCCGAGCTGATCGATGCCGTGGCGCGGCGGTCGAAGATCACCAAGAGCCGGGCCGAGCAGGTGGTCAACTGCATCTTCGAGACGATGACCGCCTCGCTCGAGCGGGGGGAAGGCATCGAGATTCGGGGCTTCGGCAGCTTCACGGTGCGCAGGTACAAGGCCTACGACGGTCGCAACCCGCGCACCGGTGAGACGGTGCCGGTGCCGCCGAAGCGGTTGCCCTTCTTCAAGGTCGGCAAGGAGCTCAAGGAGCTCGTCAACGAGGGCTTCGATTTGCCCTCCGATGACTCCGACGACGACGACGACGACGACTGA
- a CDS encoding HEAT repeat domain-containing protein, translating to MDPNTNLQDDGHDDLPDLPGDDAFAAADLGPPLGDDDALAKMGSRTPIWGWAVLLVLILGVGGVGVVWWQQNEAYNARWMAYQDAQENASDREDFLQRIRGMLPDTKYEDVKIRILQKMAEYEDAESVPVIIDQLDSEVPTVVTAAARALAAIGSPEADPAKPRLLAVLPNAPTGARAAVVWALAVLGESAAADAIIEEFSSGRLQGQPGFDPRVISDVLGPERLSSNDLLNHEETSVRTLTAAALAETGSPDVIDPLSRMTDFELGREEPDEPDENVLRSIASGLGRAGDPRAGGPLFRILENQPRMRTAVLESLRKTVGAPGIAALLAGAEDIEIRRELVAMIGDSHDPRAADTLAEYVSDEDEEIKQSAAFGLAELGDARAVPALIELAEGLDLTVAREALSKLQRLGAENAADGLVAMLENEERYLARRANILRALGTTGATHVGAVIERRLDGDDVASAAAALADLDYDPAYDRLLRMIPRGDTDFSQPSVANEVPFMNRTAAVRALGRYGRPDAAEALMEIIEDPLDDRRLRQDAGLALGAIATPEVLAQVLEKLRDPELDEVAKRYYVGTLWQNPSQDVAADLMELVASADTPPDVKRAASLAVGYAADPSLDQRVAQMLANEGTQREAAFMIVLGGSAENARALLEALAGNPELQQVLLFSIRDDESNAFNLITGGNFESGQVWRRLRVAHILNRGEGDNRHGYVWNHLIQRLKSGWDGHDGMTPRQIRERIWNALRGDDAELRTLAAQVLASMDERGLLMAARDQGGPGSDEARNKLRELNNPEAAQ from the coding sequence ATGGATCCCAATACGAACCTGCAGGACGACGGTCACGACGACCTCCCCGATCTTCCCGGCGACGACGCCTTCGCGGCCGCGGACCTCGGCCCGCCGCTCGGCGACGACGACGCTCTGGCCAAGATGGGCAGCCGCACCCCGATCTGGGGGTGGGCCGTGCTGCTCGTCCTCATCCTCGGCGTCGGCGGCGTCGGCGTCGTCTGGTGGCAGCAGAACGAGGCCTATAACGCGCGCTGGATGGCCTATCAGGACGCGCAGGAGAACGCCTCGGACCGCGAGGACTTCCTCCAGCGCATCCGCGGGATGCTCCCGGACACCAAGTACGAGGACGTCAAGATCCGCATCTTGCAGAAGATGGCGGAGTACGAGGACGCCGAGTCGGTCCCGGTGATCATCGACCAGCTCGACTCCGAGGTCCCGACCGTGGTCACCGCGGCCGCTCGGGCGCTCGCCGCGATCGGCTCGCCGGAGGCGGACCCCGCGAAGCCCCGCCTGCTCGCGGTGCTCCCGAACGCCCCGACCGGCGCCCGCGCGGCCGTCGTCTGGGCGCTGGCGGTGCTCGGTGAGTCGGCCGCGGCCGACGCGATCATCGAGGAGTTCAGCTCGGGCCGCCTCCAGGGCCAGCCCGGCTTCGACCCGCGCGTGATCAGCGACGTGCTCGGCCCGGAGCGGCTCAGCAGCAACGATCTCCTCAACCACGAGGAGACGTCGGTCCGGACCCTCACCGCGGCGGCGCTCGCCGAGACGGGCTCGCCCGACGTGATCGACCCGCTCAGCCGCATGACGGACTTCGAGCTCGGTCGGGAGGAGCCGGACGAGCCGGACGAGAACGTGCTCCGCTCCATCGCGTCCGGCCTCGGCCGGGCCGGCGACCCGCGCGCGGGCGGCCCGCTCTTCCGCATCCTGGAGAACCAGCCGCGCATGCGCACCGCGGTGCTCGAGTCGCTCCGCAAGACGGTCGGCGCCCCCGGCATCGCCGCGCTGCTCGCGGGCGCCGAGGACATCGAGATCCGGCGCGAGCTCGTCGCGATGATCGGCGACAGCCACGATCCGCGCGCGGCCGACACGCTCGCCGAGTACGTCTCGGACGAGGACGAGGAGATCAAGCAGAGCGCGGCCTTCGGGCTCGCCGAGCTGGGCGATGCGCGAGCGGTGCCGGCCCTCATCGAGCTCGCCGAGGGGCTCGACCTGACGGTCGCGCGCGAGGCGCTCTCCAAGCTCCAGCGTCTGGGCGCGGAGAACGCGGCCGACGGCCTCGTCGCGATGCTCGAGAACGAGGAGCGCTACCTCGCGCGCCGCGCGAACATCCTGCGCGCGCTCGGCACGACCGGCGCGACCCACGTCGGCGCCGTGATCGAGCGGCGCCTCGACGGCGACGACGTCGCGAGCGCGGCGGCGGCCCTCGCCGACCTCGACTACGACCCGGCCTACGACCGCCTGCTCCGCATGATCCCGCGCGGCGACACGGACTTCTCGCAGCCCTCGGTGGCGAACGAGGTCCCCTTCATGAACCGCACCGCGGCGGTGCGCGCGCTCGGACGCTACGGCCGCCCGGACGCGGCCGAGGCGCTGATGGAGATCATCGAGGATCCCCTCGACGACCGGCGTCTGCGTCAGGACGCGGGCCTCGCGCTCGGCGCGATCGCGACCCCCGAGGTGCTCGCCCAGGTCCTCGAGAAGCTCCGCGACCCGGAGCTCGACGAGGTCGCCAAGCGCTACTACGTCGGCACGCTCTGGCAGAACCCCTCGCAGGACGTCGCGGCGGATCTGATGGAGCTCGTCGCGAGCGCCGACACTCCGCCCGACGTCAAGCGCGCCGCGTCGCTCGCGGTCGGCTACGCGGCGGATCCCTCGCTCGATCAGCGCGTCGCGCAGATGCTGGCCAACGAGGGCACGCAGCGCGAGGCCGCGTTCATGATCGTGCTCGGCGGCAGCGCCGAGAACGCCCGCGCGCTCCTCGAGGCCCTCGCCGGCAACCCGGAGCTCCAGCAGGTGCTGCTCTTCAGCATCCGCGACGACGAGAGCAACGCCTTCAACCTCATCACGGGCGGCAACTTCGAGTCCGGCCAGGTCTGGCGGCGCCTGCGGGTGGCCCACATCCTCAACCGGGGCGAAGGAGACAACCGCCACGGCTACGTCTGGAACCACCTCATCCAGCGGCTGAAGAGCGGCTGGGACGGCCACGACGGAATGACCCCGCGTCAGATCCGCGAGCGCATCTGGAACGCGCTCCGCGGCGACGACGCGGAGCTGCGCACCCTGGCCGCGCAGGTGCTGGCGTCGATGGACGAGCGCGGCCTCTTGATGGCGGCGCGCGACCAGGGAGGACCCGGATCGGACGAGGCCCGGAACAAGCTCCGCGAGCTCAACAACCCGGAAGCCGCGCAGTAG
- a CDS encoding aminotransferase class I/II-fold pyridoxal phosphate-dependent enzyme, whose translation MTDRPKRTIDTQAVHAGEPRSYPYDALAAPIAQTATYTFANTQELHDFFQGKTEREEYGRYGNPTVRLVEEKVAALEGAEDAVAFASGMAAVTTTILALVKSGSHVILFSDCYRRTRQFVKVVLGRFGVEHTLVPPADLDALKAAIRPETRLIVSEAPTNPFNTVLDLPKLAAIAKEHRVKTMIDSTFATPVNLRPFEHGIDLVVHSGTKYLGGHNDVLAGVVAGKHGFVSLIRDLRHVLGAVMDPHAAYLVHRGLKTLAVRVARQNQNAQALAEALEGHPKVKQVWYPGLASHPQHGIAKQLMAPGYGGVVTFALDATLEQGSKFVDALEIPRIAPSLGGVESLVEQPALMSYYELSTEQRLEIGIPDELIRYAVGLEDADELIADVLRALEQIA comes from the coding sequence ATGACCGACCGCCCGAAGCGAACGATCGACACGCAGGCCGTGCACGCGGGGGAGCCGCGCTCCTATCCCTACGACGCGCTGGCCGCGCCCATCGCGCAGACCGCCACCTACACCTTCGCCAACACCCAGGAGCTGCACGACTTCTTTCAGGGCAAGACGGAGCGCGAGGAGTACGGGCGCTACGGCAACCCCACCGTGCGGCTCGTCGAGGAGAAGGTCGCCGCGCTCGAGGGGGCCGAGGACGCGGTGGCGTTCGCGAGCGGCATGGCCGCAGTCACCACGACCATCCTCGCGCTCGTGAAGTCGGGCTCGCACGTGATCCTCTTCAGCGACTGCTACCGCCGCACGCGGCAGTTCGTGAAGGTCGTGCTCGGGCGCTTCGGGGTCGAGCACACGCTCGTGCCGCCCGCGGATCTCGACGCGCTGAAGGCCGCCATTCGCCCCGAGACGCGACTCATCGTCAGCGAGGCGCCGACCAACCCGTTCAACACTGTGCTCGATCTGCCGAAGCTCGCCGCCATCGCGAAGGAGCACCGGGTCAAGACGATGATCGACAGCACCTTCGCCACGCCCGTGAACCTGCGGCCCTTCGAGCACGGGATCGACCTCGTCGTGCACTCGGGCACGAAGTACCTCGGCGGGCACAACGACGTGCTCGCGGGCGTCGTGGCCGGCAAGCACGGCTTCGTCTCGCTCATCCGTGATCTGCGTCACGTGCTCGGCGCGGTGATGGACCCGCACGCCGCCTACCTCGTGCACCGCGGGCTCAAGACCCTCGCGGTGCGCGTGGCGCGCCAGAACCAGAACGCCCAGGCGCTGGCCGAGGCGCTCGAGGGGCACCCCAAGGTCAAGCAGGTCTGGTATCCGGGCCTCGCGAGCCATCCCCAGCACGGCATCGCCAAGCAGCTCATGGCGCCGGGCTATGGCGGCGTCGTGACCTTCGCCCTCGACGCCACGCTCGAGCAGGGCTCGAAGTTCGTCGACGCGCTCGAGATCCCGCGCATCGCGCCGAGCCTCGGCGGCGTGGAGAGCCTCGTCGAGCAGCCGGCGCTGATGAGCTACTACGAGCTGTCGACCGAGCAGCGCCTCGAGATCGGCATCCCGGACGAGCTGATCCGCTACGCGGTCGGGCTCGAGGACGCGGACGAGCTGATCGCGGACGTCCTGCGCGCCCTGGAGCAGATCGCATGA
- a CDS encoding four helix bundle protein, which yields MLRITEEAIVWLRSVKPIWEQVAKHDKNLARQMRDSAASVVGNLAEGEKRVGGHERERFGTAYGSAGEARVWLLAAAALGYVSDEAVEGPADWADKARATMWKLMHRG from the coding sequence ATGCTCCGGATCACCGAAGAAGCGATCGTTTGGCTGCGCTCCGTGAAGCCGATCTGGGAACAGGTCGCGAAGCACGACAAGAACCTGGCTCGGCAGATGCGGGACAGCGCGGCGAGCGTGGTCGGCAACTTGGCCGAGGGCGAGAAGCGGGTCGGCGGGCACGAGCGCGAGCGGTTCGGCACGGCTTATGGGTCGGCGGGCGAGGCGCGGGTCTGGCTGCTCGCGGCCGCAGCGCTCGGGTACGTGAGCGATGAGGCGGTGGAGGGGCCCGCGGACTGGGCGGACAAGGCGCGCGCGACGATGTGGAAGCTGATGCATCGCGGGTGA
- a CDS encoding NADH-quinone oxidoreductase subunit I, translated as MAYKIDKPKRSLGDQAYVAEAVKGLGLTISRFFKNTFSKEENKVIATVRYPDEVREYPERFRGVHRLTHRTDGSPRCVACLCCSTACPAQCIYIEPAEYEPGDARYGYERYPKVFVIDELRCIFCGYCVEACPCDAIRMDTGVHVPASTEREHFIFDKEVLMSIPGQDGTYVTENPRHEPGDPSHPGITREAGHH; from the coding sequence ATGGCCTACAAGATCGACAAGCCCAAGCGTTCCCTCGGCGACCAGGCCTACGTGGCCGAGGCGGTGAAGGGGTTGGGGCTGACCATCAGCCGCTTCTTCAAGAACACGTTCTCGAAGGAAGAGAACAAGGTCATCGCGACCGTCCGGTACCCGGACGAGGTCCGCGAGTACCCGGAGCGTTTCCGCGGCGTGCACCGCCTGACGCATCGCACCGACGGCAGCCCCCGCTGCGTGGCGTGTCTGTGCTGCAGCACCGCCTGCCCGGCGCAGTGCATCTACATCGAGCCGGCCGAGTACGAGCCGGGCGACGCCCGCTACGGCTACGAGCGCTACCCGAAGGTCTTCGTCATCGACGAGCTGCGCTGCATCTTCTGCGGCTACTGCGTCGAGGCGTGCCCCTGCGACGCCATCCGCATGGACACCGGAGTCCACGTCCCGGCGTCGACCGAGCGCGAGCACTTCATCTTCGACAAGGAAGTGCTGATGAGCATCCCGGGCCAGGACGGGACCTACGTGACCGAGAACCCGCGCCACGAGCCGGGCGACCCGTCCCACCCAGGGATCACCCGCGAAGCGGGCCACCACTGA
- a CDS encoding complex I subunit 1 family protein, producing MILLLVSTLAKIGFVLALLLGVAPLLVWAERRQSSMIQDRVGPVRAGIPLPAALAEFIRGPMAWGAKAVSFASLGFAALAFIGGMYFLVLAGSRPVTESGMSANTYFWMAFVALVVAAIHYPMSWVVKHSVDKRNMLTVFGLIHPAVDSIKMFWKEDFVPPNADKFLFHIAPIIALIPALATYAVIPFGPDLYWGPEGDPLLHIFGVVSPEMIAQGTVMGTTIPLQVANLNVGILYIFAIAGTGIVGAAIAGYSSDNKYSLLGGLRAASQMVSYEVTLGLTLVGCFMVYGTLLLDGMVQWQVDHVWGVFIQPLGFILFFFAAIAEMKRVPFDAPEGESEIVAGYFLEYSGFKFGMFMTGEFLEHIVSGSLIAVLFFGGYDVPFLHSDGFHFAEVIGYDIQLPHVVVVLIGVGSFLLKTFIFVFLFLQVRWTLPRFRYDQIMQLCWKIILPLSLANILITGVVILMIQGG from the coding sequence ATGATTCTCCTCCTCGTCTCGACCCTCGCGAAGATCGGCTTCGTCCTGGCGCTCCTGCTCGGCGTCGCGCCGCTGCTCGTCTGGGCGGAGCGCCGGCAGAGCTCGATGATCCAGGACCGCGTCGGTCCCGTCCGCGCCGGCATCCCGCTCCCCGCGGCGCTGGCCGAGTTCATCCGCGGCCCGATGGCGTGGGGCGCCAAGGCGGTGAGCTTCGCCTCGCTCGGCTTCGCGGCGCTCGCCTTCATCGGCGGGATGTACTTCCTGGTCCTCGCGGGCTCGCGCCCGGTGACCGAGAGCGGCATGAGCGCCAACACGTACTTCTGGATGGCGTTCGTGGCGCTCGTCGTCGCGGCCATCCACTACCCGATGAGCTGGGTGGTGAAGCACAGCGTGGACAAGCGGAACATGCTGACCGTGTTCGGCCTGATCCACCCGGCCGTCGACTCGATCAAGATGTTCTGGAAGGAAGACTTCGTGCCGCCGAACGCGGACAAGTTCCTCTTCCACATCGCGCCGATCATCGCGCTGATCCCCGCGCTCGCGACCTACGCCGTCATCCCCTTCGGCCCGGACCTCTACTGGGGCCCCGAGGGCGACCCGCTGCTGCACATCTTCGGCGTCGTGTCGCCCGAGATGATCGCGCAGGGCACGGTGATGGGCACCACCATCCCGCTCCAGGTCGCGAACCTGAACGTCGGCATCCTCTACATCTTCGCCATCGCGGGCACCGGCATCGTCGGCGCGGCCATCGCGGGCTACTCGTCCGACAACAAGTACTCGCTCCTCGGCGGCCTCCGCGCCGCGAGCCAGATGGTCAGCTACGAGGTCACCCTCGGCCTGACCCTCGTCGGCTGCTTCATGGTCTACGGCACCCTGCTGCTCGACGGCATGGTGCAGTGGCAGGTCGACCACGTCTGGGGCGTGTTCATCCAGCCGCTCGGCTTCATCCTCTTCTTCTTCGCGGCCATCGCGGAGATGAAGCGCGTCCCCTTCGACGCGCCCGAGGGTGAGTCGGAGATCGTCGCCGGCTACTTCCTCGAGTACTCGGGGTTCAAGTTCGGCATGTTCATGACCGGCGAGTTCCTGGAGCACATCGTGAGCGGCTCGCTCATCGCGGTGCTCTTCTTCGGCGGCTACGACGTGCCCTTCCTGCACTCCGACGGCTTCCACTTCGCGGAGGTGATCGGCTACGACATCCAGCTCCCCCACGTCGTGGTGGTGCTGATCGGCGTCGGCTCGTTCCTGCTGAAGACGTTCATCTTCGTGTTCCTCTTCCTGCAGGTCCGCTGGACCCTGCCGCGCTTCCGCTACGACCAGATCATGCAGCTCTGCTGGAAGATCATCCTGCCGCTCTCGCTGGCGAACATCCTGATCACCGGCGTGGTGATCCTGATGATCCAGGGAGGCTGA